In one window of Chelmon rostratus isolate fCheRos1 chromosome 19, fCheRos1.pri, whole genome shotgun sequence DNA:
- the gdnfa gene encoding glial cell line-derived neurotrophic factor produces the protein MKLWDVLATCLLLLSSVATRPLYQNTQPAKRTYFPSSYSDSASLSVEDKEPTFQRKDHNLQEISMEDQYDIAGPYPEQFDDVMDFIEATIGRLRRSSEPGGGSRGPREQRQRGAANTGATRGEGRGHGDRRRGRGRGGSRGGKGGRGEKGRERISVQTRGCLLKEVHLNVTDLGLGYQTKEELIFRYCSGPCAEAETNYDKILNNLTHNKKLDKDTPSRTCCRPIAFDDDLSFLDDNVVYHTLKKHSARKCGCV, from the exons ATGAAGTTATGGGATGTTTTGGCCACGTGTTTGTTGCTCCTGAGCTCTGTCGCTACACGGCCTCTCTACCAAAACACTCAGCCAGCCAAGAGGACTTATTTCCCCAGCAGCTACAGTGATTCTGCGTCCCTGTCTGTGGAGGACAAAGAGCCAACGTTCCAGCGCAAAGACCACAACCTGCAGGAGATCTCGATGGAGGATCAAT ATGACATTGCAGGTCCCTATCCAGAGCAGTTTGATGATGTAATGGATTTTATCGAGGCAACCATTGGCAGACTCCGGAGATCGTCAGAGCCGGGAGGAGGCTCCAGGGGACCGagggagcagaggcagaggggagcAGCAAACACAGGAGCCACGAGAGGCGAGGGGAGAGGACACGGCGACAGGAGGCGGGGTCGCGGGCGAGGGGGAAGTCGAGGCGGGAAAGGAGGGCGAGGcgagaaggggagggagaggataTCGGTGCAGACTCGTGGCTGCTTGCTTAAGGAGGTCCACCTCAATGTGACGGACTTGGGGCTGGGCTACCAGACTAAAGAGGAACTGATCTTCCGGTACTGCAGCGGCCCCTGCGCGGAGGCGGAGACAAACTACGACAAGATCCTCAACAACCTCACGCACAACAAGAAGCTGGACAAGGACACGCCCTCTCGCACCTGCTGTCGACCAATCGCCTTCGACGATGACTTATCTTTCTTGGACGACAATGTAGTGTATCACACGCTGAAGAAGCATTCGGCCAGGAAGTGTGGCTGTGTCTGA